One Faecalicatena sp. Marseille-Q4148 DNA window includes the following coding sequences:
- a CDS encoding recombinase family protein: MNAGYVRLSRDDDKRNYVSIENQKLIINQYASDHGMVIDRWYEDDGVSGYIFDRPGFRQMMADLDKDIDTVYVKDFSRLGRHNAKVLLLLDEFQEREKHLIVIDDNYDSFDSTDDTIGIKTWFNERYVKDTSKKIKRAIGARQKEGTLMTKPPFGYCRDTKDKSIIKIVPKEAEFIKMIYDLYISGSGYRKIANYLTDQGIPTPSMVQREREIEEGRISKKKVATIWSDSMVKELLDNDFYIGTFRLRKRARNTVHGKDKRVPKEEQCIFEDHHPAIIDKATFSLVQELKEKRNRTNYRGSRGEWIGSEIPNPFGSCLFCKDCGSRLTPIKRQTSSRERKYYICTTYNTKGRRYCEKAHLIEENDLMEDVLNYIKLCREALCEVISTYDMRDFEAEKKTLAEKRQDIQEEIQNRKNQLKVLLTQKIKDLSIASENEDLIHETYDSMQKDLLAQIHGLEIQEKELNETTIETPDVKDKLRNALDVVDKIIAGGTLDRRDIELLIERIDVDKEGMPEITLKYGLSDLINYSPADEMNRRENTVIALVMKLIIEDERGYTSAKYLSEHITALGFKKTKQSILPYINLMKELGIWEDTDNPLKPYNIVKTKEEITVLMHQYLPELPTQMTSEQLSNNYLHCNSGDRWHAGNGF; encoded by the coding sequence ATGAATGCTGGATATGTGCGTCTTTCAAGAGATGACGATAAGCGAAATTATGTTTCTATAGAAAATCAGAAATTAATTATCAATCAGTATGCATCTGACCATGGAATGGTTATTGACCGATGGTATGAAGATGACGGAGTATCCGGTTATATTTTTGACAGACCGGGGTTTAGGCAGATGATGGCTGATTTGGATAAAGATATTGATACCGTATATGTGAAAGATTTCTCGCGTCTTGGCAGACATAATGCGAAGGTTCTTTTGCTTTTGGATGAATTTCAGGAACGGGAAAAACATCTCATTGTCATTGATGATAATTACGATTCTTTCGATTCCACCGACGACACCATTGGAATTAAAACATGGTTCAATGAGCGTTATGTAAAAGATACCAGTAAGAAAATCAAAAGAGCGATCGGAGCCAGACAAAAAGAAGGCACTCTTATGACAAAACCGCCTTTCGGATATTGTCGGGATACGAAAGACAAAAGTATCATCAAAATCGTTCCCAAAGAGGCAGAATTTATCAAAATGATTTACGATCTTTATATCTCAGGATCCGGTTATCGCAAAATAGCAAATTATTTGACCGATCAGGGTATCCCAACGCCTTCTATGGTACAGCGAGAGCGAGAAATTGAAGAAGGTCGCATAAGCAAAAAGAAAGTTGCAACCATTTGGTCTGACAGTATGGTGAAGGAATTATTAGATAATGATTTTTACATTGGAACTTTTCGTTTGAGAAAACGTGCCAGAAATACAGTACATGGAAAGGATAAACGTGTTCCAAAAGAAGAACAGTGTATTTTTGAAGATCATCATCCGGCAATTATTGATAAAGCCACTTTTTCTCTTGTACAGGAATTAAAGGAAAAGCGTAATCGCACGAATTATCGTGGAAGCAGGGGGGAATGGATCGGTTCAGAAATTCCCAATCCTTTTGGAAGCTGTTTGTTTTGTAAAGATTGTGGAAGTCGTTTGACACCGATTAAGCGTCAAACATCCAGCAGAGAAAGAAAATATTATATTTGTACTACCTATAATACGAAAGGCAGGCGGTATTGTGAGAAAGCGCATCTGATTGAGGAAAATGATTTGATGGAAGATGTGCTGAATTATATTAAACTGTGCAGAGAAGCGCTTTGTGAAGTAATTTCCACATATGATATGAGGGACTTTGAGGCAGAAAAGAAAACGCTGGCAGAAAAACGACAGGACATTCAGGAAGAAATTCAAAACCGAAAAAATCAACTGAAGGTACTTTTAACACAAAAAATAAAAGATTTATCCATAGCATCTGAAAATGAGGATTTGATCCATGAAACCTATGATTCTATGCAAAAGGATCTACTGGCGCAGATTCATGGTTTGGAGATACAGGAAAAAGAACTGAACGAAACTACTATAGAAACACCGGATGTAAAGGACAAATTGAGAAATGCATTGGATGTAGTTGATAAAATCATTGCAGGTGGAACTCTTGACCGAAGAGATATTGAACTGTTGATTGAGAGAATTGACGTAGATAAAGAGGGAATGCCGGAAATCACTTTAAAATATGGTTTGTCTGATTTAATCAATTACAGTCCTGCTGATGAGATGAATCGCCGGGAAAATACTGTAATCGCTCTTGTAATGAAGCTGATTATAGAAGATGAACGTGGATATACATCTGCAAAATACTTGTCAGAACATATCACAGCATTGGGATTTAAGAAAACGAAACAAAGTATCTTACCTTATATCAATTTGATGAAAGAATTGGGAATTTGGGAAGATACGGATAATCCGCTGAAACCTTACAATATTGTGAAAACAAAAGAAGAGATTACGGTATTGATGCATCAATATCTGCCGGAGTTGCCGACTCAAATGACTTCTGAACAATTATCGAACAATTATTTACATTGTAATAGTGGCGATAGGTGGCATGCCGGAAATGGTTTTTGA
- a CDS encoding phosphatase — MKFVTDTHAHTIVSGHAYSTMKEMAQAAKEAGLEVLALTEHAPTMPGTCGMFYFQNFSVVPRQMCGVELMLGAELNILDEKGTVDLPESTIRNLDIVIASIHGPCYQTENTLEHNMQAYINAMKNPLIDIIGHPDDGRIPIDYEVLVKTAKETKTLLEVNNSSLNPKGFRQNTHENVCQMLKLCKQYEVPIVLGSDSHIDSAVGKFPLAEAVIHETEFPEELIVSTSAAKLKSFLRQY, encoded by the coding sequence ATGAAGTTTGTAACAGATACACATGCACATACCATTGTGAGCGGTCACGCCTACAGTACTATGAAAGAAATGGCACAGGCAGCAAAAGAAGCGGGATTGGAAGTATTGGCGCTGACAGAACATGCACCGACAATGCCGGGAACATGCGGGATGTTTTATTTCCAGAATTTTTCTGTTGTTCCGAGACAGATGTGCGGAGTAGAATTGATGCTTGGCGCTGAATTAAATATTTTAGATGAAAAGGGGACGGTAGATCTTCCGGAATCTACGATCCGGAATCTGGACATCGTGATTGCGAGTATTCATGGACCGTGCTATCAGACAGAGAATACATTAGAGCATAATATGCAGGCATATATCAATGCGATGAAAAATCCTCTGATTGATATCATTGGTCATCCGGACGACGGAAGAATCCCGATTGATTATGAGGTGCTTGTAAAAACGGCAAAAGAAACAAAGACATTATTGGAAGTCAATAATTCTTCATTAAATCCAAAGGGATTTCGGCAAAATACACATGAAAATGTTTGTCAGATGCTGAAACTATGTAAACAGTATGAAGTTCCGATTGTACTTGGCAGTGATTCCCATATTGATTCAGCAGTTGGAAAATTTCCGCTGGCAGAAGCAGTCATCCATGAAACAGAATTTCCGGAAGAACTGATCGTAAGCACTTCTGCAGCGAAATTAAAATCCTTTTTGCGGCAATATTGA
- a CDS encoding ABC transporter substrate-binding protein produces the protein MKKKTSMLLAGAACLSLFLTGCSQSETTIGSDTAEQKTPAKEKPEHVVLNEVAHSIFYAPMYVAIEEDYFQENHIDLELVTGYGADKTMTAVLSGEADIGFMGSEASIYTYNGGSKDYVVNFAQLTQRAGNFLVAREEMPDFSWNDLKGKTVLGGRKGGVHILM, from the coding sequence ATGAAAAAGAAAACATCAATGCTGCTGGCAGGCGCTGCCTGCCTTTCCCTCTTTCTGACGGGATGCTCACAAAGCGAAACAACAATAGGTTCCGATACCGCTGAACAAAAAACTCCGGCAAAAGAAAAACCCGAACATGTCGTTCTCAATGAAGTGGCTCATTCCATTTTTTACGCACCGATGTATGTAGCCATCGAAGAAGATTATTTTCAGGAAAATCATATTGATCTGGAGCTTGTTACAGGATACGGCGCTGACAAAACAATGACTGCTGTCCTTTCTGGGGAAGCTGATATCGGTTTTATGGGATCAGAAGCTTCCATTTACACCTACAACGGCGGTTCAAAGGATTATGTTGTCAATTTTGCCCAGCTGACACAACGCGCCGGAAATTTTCTCGTTGCCAGGGAAGAAATGCCTGATTTTTCATGGAATGACTTAAAGGGAAAAACTGTACTTGGCGGTCGAAAAGGTGGCGTACATATATTAATGTAA
- the rlmD gene encoding 23S rRNA (uracil(1939)-C(5))-methyltransferase RlmD, translating into MKKGQVLEGTIEKVEFPNKGMVSVSGEEKPVLVKNGIPGQKIRFCINKFKRGNAEGRLLEVLEPSPLETRKPVCSNFPACGGCMYQTMEYEAQRQMKEEQVKAIIDEATEGDYIFEGVKGSPKEFRYRNKMEFSFGDEYKDGPLSLGLHKKGSTYDVLTTSDCMLVHEDMTKILTCVLQYFQERGVSYYRKMQHTGYLRHLLLRRGERTGEILVNLVTTTQEEHDLEPLKRALLDLTLEGKIVGILHILNDSLSDVVQSDETRVLYGQDYFYEKLLNLEFKVTPFSFFQPNSLGAEVLYRTVREYIGDIHNMTVFDLFSGTGTIAQVLAPVAKQVIGVEIIEEAVEAAGENAAHNGLDNCKFIAGDVFRVLDEIEEKPDVIVLDPPRDGIYPKALPKILDYQVDKIVYISCKVTSLARDLAMMQERGYRVVKCTGVDQFCQTVHVESIALLERVATEKKIPM; encoded by the coding sequence ATGAAAAAAGGACAGGTTCTGGAAGGAACAATAGAAAAAGTAGAATTTCCAAATAAAGGAATGGTATCTGTATCGGGAGAAGAAAAACCGGTTCTCGTCAAAAATGGTATTCCGGGACAGAAGATTCGCTTTTGCATTAATAAATTCAAGAGAGGAAATGCAGAAGGACGGCTGTTAGAAGTGTTAGAACCGTCACCGCTGGAAACAAGAAAACCAGTCTGCAGCAATTTTCCGGCTTGCGGAGGGTGTATGTATCAGACAATGGAATATGAAGCGCAGCGCCAGATGAAAGAGGAGCAGGTAAAAGCAATCATTGATGAGGCAACGGAAGGAGATTATATTTTTGAAGGAGTAAAAGGAAGTCCAAAGGAATTTCGTTATCGGAATAAGATGGAATTTTCTTTTGGGGATGAATATAAAGACGGACCGTTATCGCTCGGACTTCATAAGAAAGGAAGTACATATGATGTCCTTACGACTTCTGATTGCATGCTCGTACATGAAGACATGACGAAGATTCTTACATGTGTACTGCAATATTTTCAAGAGCGTGGAGTTAGCTATTATCGAAAAATGCAGCATACAGGATATTTGCGGCATTTACTTTTAAGAAGAGGGGAGCGTACCGGAGAAATTCTTGTCAACCTTGTAACAACAACACAGGAGGAACATGACCTGGAACCATTGAAGAGGGCGCTGCTTGATCTTACACTGGAAGGAAAGATTGTGGGAATTCTTCATATTCTAAATGATTCGCTGTCAGATGTAGTTCAAAGTGATGAGACGCGTGTTCTCTACGGACAGGATTATTTCTATGAAAAACTCCTTAATCTGGAGTTTAAAGTAACGCCATTTTCTTTCTTTCAGCCGAATTCACTTGGGGCAGAGGTGCTTTACCGAACGGTAAGAGAATACATTGGCGATATTCATAATATGACGGTATTTGATTTGTTCAGCGGAACAGGAACTATTGCACAGGTGCTTGCTCCGGTAGCAAAGCAAGTGATCGGTGTTGAGATTATCGAAGAAGCAGTTGAGGCAGCGGGAGAAAATGCGGCACATAACGGACTTGATAACTGCAAATTTATTGCAGGAGATGTATTCCGTGTACTGGATGAAATTGAAGAAAAACCGGATGTGATTGTTCTTGATCCACCAAGAGATGGAATCTATCCAAAAGCACTGCCGAAGATTCTCGATTATCAGGTAGATAAGATTGTATATATCTCTTGTAAAGTAACAAGCCTGGCCCGGGATCTGGCAATGATGCAGGAGAGAGGATACCGGGTTGTAAAATGCACGGGAGTTGATCAATTTTGTCAAACAGTGCATGTGGAGAGTATCGCGCTCCTTGAGCGCGTGGCAACCGAAAAGAAGATTCCTATGTGA
- a CDS encoding Abi family protein produces the protein MSDYKSTDALMRHLRNNGIAISGSSQKQQLINTGYFHGYKGYRFFVSSNRRIPFTSYSEINATIQYDTKLKSLLYGKMMLIETALKNIALNTIMAEINSNSIYDMYDKAVSSYKNVSPGTSEDIRKKFQNNKLNLQGSIQNSIAAAYRKENPKITHFYNTVNYNEVPIWAIFEILTMGDFGYLLSCLTQDVRKKISRNIGLNLSSDTNCTLVYKYVYALKDLRNAIAHNDVVYDTRFRKMDPSKPMKQCLMLEMGLPYINFKTIGDYIILICYFLKLLKMSKTEIKAFIREFEKITKEYEGQVSSAVAAITVHPDLFSRMTILKNSI, from the coding sequence ATGTCAGATTATAAATCAACAGATGCACTTATGAGGCATCTTCGGAATAATGGAATTGCCATTTCAGGCAGTTCACAAAAGCAACAATTAATTAATACAGGATATTTTCACGGATATAAGGGATACCGTTTTTTTGTTTCGTCTAATCGTAGAATCCCTTTTACCTCATACAGTGAAATTAATGCTACGATCCAATACGACACAAAATTAAAATCATTGTTATACGGTAAAATGATGTTGATTGAAACTGCTCTCAAAAACATTGCCCTTAATACCATTATGGCAGAGATTAATTCAAACAGCATTTATGATATGTATGACAAAGCCGTCAGCAGTTACAAAAATGTTTCACCAGGAACTTCGGAAGACATTAGGAAAAAATTCCAGAACAATAAATTGAATTTACAGGGTTCTATTCAAAATTCTATTGCAGCGGCATACCGAAAAGAAAATCCGAAAATTACACATTTTTATAATACTGTGAATTATAATGAAGTCCCAATCTGGGCAATCTTTGAAATTTTGACAATGGGAGATTTTGGATATCTTCTTTCCTGCTTAACACAAGATGTCAGAAAAAAGATTTCAAGAAATATTGGTTTGAATTTGTCCAGCGATACCAATTGTACGTTAGTCTATAAATATGTATATGCATTAAAAGATTTAAGAAATGCTATCGCACATAATGATGTTGTTTATGATACACGTTTTAGAAAAATGGATCCATCGAAACCTATGAAGCAATGTCTAATGTTAGAAATGGGATTACCATACATAAATTTTAAGACTATAGGGGATTATATCATTCTTATATGTTATTTCTTAAAGTTGTTGAAAATGTCCAAAACTGAAATCAAAGCATTCATAAGAGAATTTGAAAAAATAACTAAAGAATATGAGGGGCAGGTTAGTTCCGCCGTAGCCGCAATCACCGTTCATCCAGACTTGTTTTCGCGGATGACAATATTAAAAAATTCAATCTGA
- a CDS encoding cytoplasmic protein, with protein sequence MIKEFTDRELQIVITAAHKASWDNLERLKTAKKCGCFYCCKIFDAKEIKDYVSDTTALCPYCGIDSVLGDNEGFPITQEFLRIMNDEWF encoded by the coding sequence ATGATAAAAGAATTTACAGATAGAGAATTGCAGATTGTAATAACAGCAGCACATAAAGCCTCTTGGGATAACTTGGAGAGATTAAAAACAGCCAAGAAATGTGGATGTTTTTATTGTTGTAAAATTTTTGATGCAAAAGAAATAAAAGATTATGTTTCAGATACTACTGCATTGTGTCCTTACTGTGGGATAGATTCTGTGTTAGGTGATAATGAAGGATTTCCTATAACACAAGAGTTTTTAAGAATTATGAATGATGAATGGTTCTGA
- the pcrA gene encoding DNA helicase PcrA encodes MSIYDTLNDRQKEAVLHTEGPLLILAGAGSGKTRVLTHRIAYLIEEKGVNPWNILAITFTNKAAGEMRERVDQIVGFGSESIWVSTFHSTCVRILRRYIDRLGYGTNFTIYDADDQKTLMRDVCKLLQIDTKIYKERSLLAAISAAKDEMISPEEFELNAGGDYHEKKIAQVYKEYEHQLKANNALDFDDLLVKTVQLFQTQPDVLEYYQERFRYIMVDEYQDTNTVQFQFVSLLASKYRNLCVVGDDDQSIYKFRGANIQNILSFEKVFEDAKVIKLEQNYRSTGTILEAANEVIANNQGRKEKRLWTENAQGDKIQFQMFDNAYEEVEYIVDDIRKHVRETDSSYRDYAILYRTNAQSRMFEEKLVTANIPYKIIGGINFYARKEIKDLLSYLKTVDNGQDDLAVRRIINVPKRGIGLTSVNRVQEYALQKEISFYEALLGADLIPGIGKSLGKLESFTAMIEHFKMESGNQKVSELMQEIIDVTGYVEELQAEDTVESEARLENIDELLNKIVAYEEDCEDQQIPATLSGFLEEVALVADIDSLEEDSDYVVLMTLHSAKGLEFPNVYLAGMEDGLFPSYMTITADDPAELEEERRLCYVGITRAMHKLTLTCAKRRMIRGETQYNKMSRFLKEIPMTLLSSGMPVEKETMELPKQIAYAQAKQSFQSKPFGMGKPVQQFAVKNGNGPGYDVGDRVRHVKFGEGLVTGITEGGRDYEVTVAFDTAGTKKMFAAFAKLQKIDE; translated from the coding sequence ATGAGTATTTATGATACATTGAATGACAGACAAAAAGAAGCTGTCCTGCACACGGAGGGACCACTGTTGATCCTGGCGGGGGCAGGTTCCGGGAAAACAAGAGTATTAACGCACAGGATTGCCTATTTAATAGAAGAAAAGGGAGTAAATCCGTGGAATATTCTTGCAATTACATTTACAAATAAGGCAGCAGGAGAGATGAGAGAACGTGTGGATCAGATTGTAGGATTTGGCTCTGAGAGCATCTGGGTAAGTACGTTTCATTCCACCTGTGTAAGAATTTTGAGACGCTATATTGACCGACTTGGCTATGGGACTAATTTTACAATTTACGATGCAGATGATCAGAAAACACTGATGCGAGATGTGTGTAAATTGCTTCAGATCGATACGAAGATCTACAAAGAACGCAGCTTGCTGGCAGCTATTTCCGCTGCAAAGGATGAAATGATATCACCGGAGGAATTTGAACTAAATGCCGGCGGGGATTACCATGAAAAAAAGATTGCACAAGTATATAAAGAATATGAACATCAGTTAAAAGCGAATAATGCGCTTGATTTTGATGATTTGCTTGTAAAAACCGTACAATTATTTCAGACGCAGCCGGATGTGTTAGAATACTATCAGGAACGATTTCGGTATATCATGGTAGATGAATATCAGGACACGAATACCGTTCAGTTTCAATTTGTAAGCCTGTTGGCATCTAAGTATCGCAATCTTTGTGTAGTAGGAGATGATGATCAGTCAATCTATAAATTTCGTGGTGCAAACATTCAAAATATTTTGAGTTTTGAGAAAGTTTTTGAAGATGCAAAAGTTATTAAACTTGAACAGAATTACCGTTCTACAGGAACGATTCTTGAGGCGGCAAATGAAGTGATCGCCAATAATCAGGGGCGGAAGGAAAAACGGCTTTGGACAGAGAATGCACAGGGAGATAAAATACAGTTTCAGATGTTTGACAATGCCTATGAAGAAGTGGAATATATCGTGGATGATATTCGAAAGCATGTTAGAGAAACTGACAGCAGTTATCGGGATTATGCGATATTGTACCGAACCAATGCACAGTCCCGTATGTTTGAGGAGAAATTAGTTACAGCAAACATTCCATATAAAATTATTGGCGGGATTAATTTTTATGCCCGCAAAGAAATTAAAGATTTGTTGAGCTATTTAAAAACAGTTGATAATGGTCAGGATGATTTGGCAGTACGGCGGATTATTAATGTGCCGAAGAGAGGAATCGGCCTTACTTCTGTAAATCGTGTGCAGGAGTATGCATTGCAGAAGGAAATAAGTTTCTATGAAGCGCTTTTGGGAGCGGATCTGATTCCGGGAATCGGAAAAAGTCTTGGAAAGCTGGAATCATTTACTGCAATGATTGAACATTTTAAAATGGAATCCGGAAATCAAAAAGTATCGGAACTTATGCAGGAGATTATTGATGTAACAGGATATGTCGAGGAATTACAGGCAGAAGATACGGTGGAATCAGAGGCGCGTCTGGAAAATATCGATGAACTTCTGAATAAAATTGTGGCTTACGAAGAGGATTGTGAGGATCAGCAGATCCCGGCAACTCTGAGTGGATTTTTGGAAGAAGTGGCATTAGTGGCTGATATTGACAGTTTGGAAGAAGACAGTGATTATGTCGTTTTAATGACACTGCACAGTGCGAAAGGGTTGGAATTCCCAAATGTTTATCTGGCCGGAATGGAAGACGGACTCTTTCCAAGCTATATGACGATTACAGCAGATGATCCTGCAGAACTGGAAGAAGAGCGGCGTCTTTGTTACGTAGGAATCACAAGGGCAATGCATAAGCTCACATTGACCTGTGCAAAGAGAAGAATGATTCGGGGAGAAACGCAATACAATAAAATGTCTCGTTTCTTAAAAGAAATTCCGATGACGCTTCTTTCTTCCGGAATGCCGGTTGAAAAAGAGACAATGGAACTTCCAAAGCAGATTGCTTACGCACAGGCAAAGCAGTCTTTTCAGTCAAAGCCGTTTGGCATGGGAAAACCGGTACAGCAATTTGCTGTGAAAAATGGAAATGGTCCGGGTTATGATGTGGGAGATCGTGTGCGTCATGTGAAATTTGGGGAAGGACTTGTGACAGGAATTACGGAAGGCGGCCGGGACTATGAAGTTACAGTAGCATTTGACACGGCAGGGACAAAGAAAATGTTTGCAGCGTTTGCAAAATTACAAAAAATAGACGAATAA
- a CDS encoding DUF1836 domain-containing protein has translation MELTTEKLLQDMLANLTQLNYIEPETIPNIDLYMDQVTTFMNQYLAGSKRYEEDKILTKTMINNYAKNHLLPPPVKKKYSREHVLVLIFIYYFKSMLSIKDIDTLLHPVLEKYFQTDSELDLTSIYKEVFSLSDTQLAKLREDLSSSSAAALQTFTDVKDPKERDFLQLFSFLCTLSFDVYMKKQLIEQIIDLFPEPEHKK, from the coding sequence TTGGAATTAACTACAGAAAAACTTTTACAGGATATGCTGGCAAACTTAACCCAGCTCAATTACATCGAGCCAGAAACAATCCCTAATATTGATTTATATATGGATCAGGTAACTACTTTTATGAATCAGTATCTTGCCGGTTCGAAAAGATATGAAGAAGACAAAATTCTTACAAAGACAATGATCAATAACTATGCAAAGAATCATCTTCTTCCGCCGCCTGTTAAAAAGAAATATTCCAGAGAGCATGTGCTTGTGCTGATTTTTATTTATTATTTCAAAAGTATGCTTTCTATCAAAGATATCGATACGTTGCTTCACCCTGTACTGGAAAAATATTTCCAGACAGACAGCGAACTTGATTTGACATCTATTTATAAAGAAGTATTCAGCCTTTCTGATACTCAACTTGCAAAATTGCGTGAAGATCTTTCCTCTTCTTCTGCGGCTGCTTTGCAGACATTTACAGATGTCAAAGATCCAAAAGAACGGGATTTTCTTCAGCTCTTCTCCTTTCTATGCACATTGAGTTTTGATGTCTATATGAAAAAACAGCTGATTGAACAGATTATTGATCTCTTTCCGGAACCGGAGCATAAAAAATAG
- a CDS encoding multidrug transporter, with amino-acid sequence MSEYGFTKKDWSLFREKISDWQEAYMDKLNKEYIELLNGEGTPSEKFWALEERIRNDKKDTGVQLRMSRSNCISNIVSLLNEGAITMDDLEEFSDELKENIRFITS; translated from the coding sequence ATGTCAGAATACGGATTTACTAAAAAGGATTGGTCTTTGTTCAGAGAGAAAATTTCAGACTGGCAAGAAGCCTATATGGATAAGTTGAATAAAGAATATATTGAATTGCTAAATGGTGAAGGAACTCCTTCCGAAAAATTCTGGGCTTTAGAAGAGCGAATTCGCAACGATAAAAAAGACACAGGTGTACAGTTAAGAATGAGTCGTTCTAATTGCATCTCTAACATTGTTTCACTTTTAAATGAAGGTGCAATCACTATGGATGATTTAGAAGAATTTAGCGATGAACTGAAGGAAAACATTCGCTTTATTACAAGCTAA
- a CDS encoding DUF4366 domain-containing protein — MNKIEDLVAASKLNELIHKKDEEKASKTILWVLAIVGAVAAVAAIAYAVYCFFTPDYLEDFEDDFEDDFDDDFFNEEDEV, encoded by the coding sequence ATGAACAAAATAGAAGATCTTGTAGCAGCATCAAAATTAAATGAATTAATCCATAAGAAAGACGAAGAAAAGGCATCTAAGACGATTCTCTGGGTACTTGCAATTGTTGGTGCAGTAGCAGCAGTGGCAGCGATTGCTTATGCAGTATATTGCTTCTTCACACCGGATTATTTAGAAGACTTCGAAGATGATTTTGAGGACGATTTTGATGATGACTTCTTTAATGAAGAGGATGAAGTATAG
- a CDS encoding TrpR YerC/YecD, whose protein sequence is MSKKIRTEAVDYLFDAVLSLKSKEECYLFFEDICTINELLSLSQRLEVAKMLREQKTYLDIAEKTGASTATISRVNRSLNYGNDGYDLVFDRISSK, encoded by the coding sequence ATGAGTAAAAAGATCAGAACAGAGGCAGTCGACTATTTATTTGATGCAGTTTTAAGTCTGAAAAGCAAAGAAGAATGTTATCTTTTTTTCGAGGATATTTGCACAATTAATGAGTTGCTTTCGCTGTCGCAGAGATTAGAAGTTGCAAAGATGCTCAGAGAACAAAAGACATATTTGGATATAGCGGAGAAGACAGGGGCATCGACAGCAACGATCAGCCGTGTGAATCGTTCGTTAAATTATGGAAATGACGGATATGATCTGGTATTTGATAGAATTTCTTCTAAATAA